Proteins from a genomic interval of Lycium ferocissimum isolate CSIRO_LF1 chromosome 2, AGI_CSIRO_Lferr_CH_V1, whole genome shotgun sequence:
- the LOC132047508 gene encoding uncharacterized protein LOC132047508, with product MRSYIDETTKLCIISYRHPSIKKAGSIVFPTSHYGCCMMHLGENLRTTFHNSKAVSHFYKAAKAYNIDVFNNHFNQIRDMVPGATEHLRSAGFHRWSREFCFRNKYLHITVSNTYNLMTTNIAESVNAMFNVEREFSIIALFDSINRRFTEKFHERLARVDLQRRSSTCRVFDLDKIPYLHAMATLRVQYGEDFGRRIYDYSSPYYKMENYIIAYCEEICPMPSKESWEVPMEILEREIPPPHVDPRKSGRRRTKRRRGIGDHFQPGKINAPYTKELATKELHAQIEMHHSC from the exons atgagaagctataTAGATGAGACAACTAAGTTGTGCATAATTTCTTATAGGCATCCAAGTATCAAAAAGGCTGGTTCAATTGTCTTCCCTACATCTCATtatggttgttgcatgatgCACCTTGGGGAAAATCTCCGAACCACCTTTCATAATTCGAAAGCCGTATCTCATTTTTATAAAGCCGCAAAAGCCTATAATATAGATGTGTTCAATAACCATTTCAATCAAATTAGAGATATGGTTCCTGGGGCCACCGAACATCTTCGAAGTGCTGGATTCCACAGATGGAGCAGGGAATTTTGCTTCAGAAATAAGTATTTACACATTACTGTTTCCAACAC GTATAATCTTATGACGACAAATATTGCTGAGTCGGTGAACGCAATGTTCAatgttgaaagagaattttcCATTATTGCTCTATTTgattctataaataggaggtttACAGAAAAATTTCATGAGAGGC TTGCAAGAGTCGATCTGCAAAGAAGATCTAGTACTTGTAGAGTTTTTGACCTTGACAAAATACCTTATCTACATGCTATGGCAACGCTTCGGGTCCAATATGGTGAAGACTTTGGAAGGCGAATTTATGACTACTCATCTCCATATTATAAGATGGAGAATTACATAATTGCATACTGTGAGGAAATTTGTCCTATGCCTTCTAAAGAATCTTGGGAAGTTCCTATggagattttagagagagaaataccACCTCCACATGTTGATCCGAGAAAATCGGGAAGAAGGAGGACAAAGAGGAGGCGTGGAATCGGGGATCATTTCCAACCAGGAAAAATAAATGCTCCATATACAAAAGAGCTGGCCACAAAAGAACTACATGCCCAAATCGAAATGCACCATAGTTGTTAA
- the LOC132047509 gene encoding uncharacterized protein LOC132047509 — translation MNGAVEAANKNIKKILRKMIDNYKDWHEQLPYALLGYRTTARTSTGATLYLLVYGTEAVIPAEVEIPSLRIIQEAELDDAEWIRKRYEQLALIDEKRMIAIFHAQLYQQRMARAFNKRLRTRVFQIGQLVLKRMLKQIFPNQEEYKRKFTPN, via the coding sequence ATGAATGGGGCTGTGGAAGccgccaacaaaaacatcaagaaaatccTCCGAAAGATGATTGATAACTATAAAGACTGGCATGAACAGTTGCCTTATGCATTGCTGGGATACCGCACTACTGCCAGGACTTCGACTGGAGCCACCCTATACCTGTTGGTGTATGGCACTGAAGCAGTGATACCAGCCGAAGTAGAAATCCCTTCACTTCGAATAATACAAGAAGCTGAGTTGGATGATGCGGAATGGATCCGCAAAAGGTATGAGCAACTGGCTCTGATAGATGAAAAGAGGATGATTGCTATTTTCCATGCCCAATTGTACCAACAAAGAATGGCGCGAGCTTTCAACAAACGTTTAAGAACTAGGGTGTTTCAAATAGGGCAGTTGGTGCTCAAACGAATGCTCAAACAAATATTCCctaatcaagaagaatacaaaagGAAGTTCACACCAAACTGA